The following proteins are co-located in the Cetobacterium sp. NK01 genome:
- a CDS encoding vWA domain-containing protein gives MYNFKMPYILILIPIVTYLFFRKRSQGAIKVPGIQIIKKYSKGSKKHLLGRMFIYLSAIFMILALARPQLTTEGKVVKKDGIDIAIALDLSKSMEAKDFNPNRLEKSKELLKEFIDKRPNDRLSLVVFGGEAYTKVPLTFDHSVLKNMISNITTDDITSNNRTAIGMGLGVALNRLKDSDSKSKVVILMTDGENNSGEMSPIGAAEVAKDLGIKVYTIGIGAREIPVAGFFGTSYIENKELDENLLNTIAEKTNGKYFRASDSKEFQNIFNEINNLEKSKIDSRSIYDITEYFEELLKIALALLLLGIFFEYFKYIRIP, from the coding sequence GTGTATAACTTTAAGATGCCATATATATTAATACTGATTCCTATAGTTACCTATCTTTTTTTTAGAAAAAGATCTCAGGGTGCTATCAAGGTTCCAGGAATACAAATTATAAAAAAATATTCAAAAGGAAGTAAAAAACATCTATTAGGAAGAATGTTTATATATCTTTCAGCTATATTTATGATTTTAGCTCTAGCAAGACCTCAGCTAACAACAGAGGGAAAAGTTGTAAAAAAAGATGGAATAGATATAGCAATAGCCTTAGATCTTTCTAAATCCATGGAAGCTAAAGATTTCAATCCCAATAGATTAGAAAAATCCAAAGAATTGTTAAAGGAGTTTATTGATAAAAGACCTAATGATAGACTTTCCTTAGTTGTATTTGGAGGAGAAGCGTATACTAAGGTTCCTTTAACTTTTGATCATAGCGTATTGAAAAATATGATCTCTAATATAACAACAGATGATATAACTAGTAATAATAGAACAGCCATAGGTATGGGATTAGGAGTAGCTTTAAATAGATTAAAAGACTCTGATTCAAAATCTAAAGTTGTTATATTGATGACAGATGGAGAAAATAATTCAGGAGAGATGAGCCCAATAGGTGCTGCAGAAGTTGCAAAAGACCTTGGGATAAAAGTTTATACAATAGGAATAGGAGCAAGAGAGATTCCAGTAGCTGGATTTTTTGGAACATCTTATATTGAAAATAAAGAACTTGATGAAAATTTGTTAAATACTATTGCAGAAAAAACAAATGGAAAATATTTTAGAGCGAGTGATTCTAAAGAGTTTCAAAATATATTTAATGAAATTAATAACTTGGAGAAAAGTAAAATTGATAGCAGAAGTATTTATGATATAACAGAATATTTCGAAGAATTGTTAAAAATTGCTTTAGCTTTATTATTATTAGGTATATTTTTCGAATATTTTAAATATATAAGAATACCTTAG
- a CDS encoding DUF58 domain-containing protein codes for MDNKLESKKELLKKIKNIEIKATILSDNIFAGQYQSCLKGNGMEFSDIRRYAPGDDVKKIDWKVTAKQRKAYVKEFVEERELSVFLLVDISASNRFKEKLDLITELVGSLAFSANKNGDRVGALFFSNEIERVIPLKKGKKHTLSIIENLLTINPKGDKTDISMALRYFGKVFKRRSIIFLISDFLDENYEKELKILSQRHEIIPVRIGDKKYESLPIGAIFTLEDAETGEQIVVENYKENSSDININNIYNGINLYVGEDYVKEISKFFNRGRVR; via the coding sequence ATGGATAATAAATTAGAGAGTAAAAAAGAACTTTTAAAAAAGATAAAGAATATCGAAATAAAAGCTACTATTTTATCTGATAATATTTTTGCAGGACAATACCAATCTTGTTTAAAAGGAAATGGTATGGAGTTCTCTGATATTAGAAGATATGCTCCAGGAGATGATGTAAAAAAAATTGATTGGAAGGTTACAGCAAAGCAGAGAAAAGCATATGTAAAAGAGTTTGTTGAGGAGAGAGAATTATCAGTTTTCTTATTAGTAGATATATCAGCTTCTAATAGATTTAAGGAGAAGTTGGATCTTATAACAGAACTTGTTGGAAGTTTGGCATTTAGTGCTAATAAAAATGGAGATAGAGTAGGTGCTTTATTTTTTTCAAACGAAATAGAAAGAGTGATACCTTTAAAAAAAGGAAAGAAACATACCCTTTCTATAATTGAAAATCTTCTTACAATTAATCCTAAAGGAGATAAAACTGATATATCAATGGCTTTGAGATATTTTGGAAAAGTTTTTAAAAGACGATCTATTATATTTTTAATATCAGATTTTTTAGATGAAAATTATGAAAAAGAGTTAAAAATACTTTCTCAAAGGCATGAAATTATACCAGTTAGAATAGGAGATAAAAAATATGAGTCTCTTCCAATAGGAGCTATTTTTACTCTAGAAGATGCAGAGACAGGAGAACAGATAGTGGTTGAAAACTACAAAGAAAATAGTAGTGATATAAATATTAATAATATTTATAATGGGATAAATCTATACGTTGGAGAAGATTACGTAAAGGAGATATCAAAATTTTTTAATAGAGGTAGAGTGCGATGA
- a CDS encoding AAA family ATPase: MERINTLKNEISKKVIGQKDMVEKILIGILTGNHILLEGLPGLAKSLTVNTISETLGLSFSRIQFTPDLLPSDIIGTEMYNEKTGEFSVKKGPIFANIVLADEINRAPAKVQSALLEAMQEKQVTIANETFKLDKPFIVLATQNPIEQDGTYPLPEAQQDRFLMKVKIEYPTYEEEMEILDLLTGEKEFSDISIETIVTLEDLEEIKETIKKVSIDSKLKKYILDIVFKTREHSDYIACGASPRASISLVIASKAAAFLEGRDFVMPQDIKKVIYDVLRHRLILTYEAEAEDKKVEDIIDDILKTVILP, encoded by the coding sequence ATGGAAAGAATTAATACTTTAAAAAATGAGATTTCTAAAAAGGTAATTGGACAGAAAGATATGGTAGAGAAAATTCTAATTGGAATTTTAACAGGAAATCATATTTTATTAGAAGGACTTCCTGGATTGGCAAAGTCATTAACAGTAAACACTATATCTGAAACTCTAGGACTAAGTTTTTCAAGAATTCAGTTCACTCCAGATTTACTACCTAGTGACATTATAGGTACAGAGATGTATAATGAAAAAACAGGAGAATTTAGTGTAAAAAAAGGTCCGATATTTGCCAATATTGTTCTTGCAGATGAAATAAATAGAGCTCCTGCAAAGGTTCAATCAGCACTTTTAGAAGCAATGCAAGAAAAGCAAGTTACAATAGCGAATGAAACATTTAAATTAGATAAACCATTTATAGTGCTTGCTACACAAAATCCTATTGAACAAGATGGTACATATCCTCTACCAGAAGCACAACAAGATAGATTTTTAATGAAAGTAAAAATTGAATATCCAACTTATGAAGAGGAGATGGAGATCTTAGATTTATTAACGGGTGAGAAAGAGTTTTCAGATATATCTATTGAAACAATAGTTACTTTAGAAGATTTAGAAGAGATAAAAGAAACAATAAAAAAAGTTAGCATAGATTCAAAACTAAAAAAATATATCTTAGATATAGTTTTTAAAACTAGAGAGCACTCTGATTATATAGCATGTGGGGCTTCCCCTAGAGCAAGTATAAGTTTAGTTATAGCTTCTAAAGCAGCGGCATTTTTGGAAGGTAGGGACTTTGTAATGCCACAAGATATAAAGAAAGTTATTTATGATGTTTTACGTCATAGACTTATTTTAACATATGAAGCTGAAGCTGAGGATAAAAAAGTGGAAGACATAATAGATGATATATTAAAAACAGTTATTTTACCATAA